In Zingiber officinale cultivar Zhangliang chromosome 1A, Zo_v1.1, whole genome shotgun sequence, the DNA window aacacaaaccctaatgaAAATGAACCTGCGATGGAGGAAGAGATCTCTGCTGCTCTTGGACAAACTTCTTCTCCGCGTACTCGCCACTGTTACTGACACCCTTCGCCTCCCCGCCTCCCTCATTTTCAAATCATTTGAGGGGTTTTGTTCCTTACATATTTTTTATGTTTGTTTCTGCCCAAATAGAGTCCTTTTTATGACCTATTTCTGCGTAAATTTTTAGTCACAAAATCTTCAATTTTTTGACTAATTTCAGGTCAATTCTTAGGGCTTCCAGTCGTGAGATGTTGGTGTTCAAGCTTAGTAGAGTTTTGAATCTACTCATCCCTTTTTCAATGAATTCCAGCATCAATTTGGATTTTTCTGGTGAGTATAGCCTCCTGCTCTATTCCAGCTTTCGGTATATcaagtttaaagatttttaagagCTCGATTTCAACCTCTAGTGTGAAATTGCAGATGGGTTTCGTGAGGTATACAGGCTGCCAAAATGGGAATTTTACCTACTTCGATTTAAATCTATTCACTGCAATGTTTTAGCTCATGATCAAAGTAAACTTAAAGGATTAATCCAGAGCCTATGAGAACTTTctgaattcattttatttaaggtattctttcctttaatggtcatccctttagttttctttgtatcagtaTATTGTTATGTTACATATCTTTTTGTTGTGGGAATACTGAAGCTAGTTACATGATTATCTGTCATaattgcaaataaaactaaatttttatgtttGGGGTGTTTTCTGTTGTCAGTCTTATTATTGGGGTACTTTCTGAATTATTTTTAGAGTTCAACCATGTGGAAGGAAAATGCATTTGGTAAATATATATACAACACGACAAAATATGTTGCTTGTTCTTGTGttggatttattattaattatgtttttttttcatggTGTTAAAATATATTCTAGTTTGCATTTTACTGCTTCACATCaacatatatatctatatatatattgacttaaattttcttgcagcaTCATTCTATCAGAAGACTGAAGCAAGGCAATCTCGCTCTCCTTCTGCCATTGTCATTGGTGGTGAATTTGCAGGGATTGCAGCTGCTCATGCACTGAAAAATGCAGCTTTTCAGGTGTTATGTCGATATAAATTAACAGTTTTTTCAGTTGCCTTTACATATTATATTCTAAGTTCTGATATGAATGCAGTGTGTGAAGTGGCTGGGTAAATTTGTATCACAtggaagtttattttttattccttAGGTTGTGCTTTTAGAATCTCGGGATAGAATTGGTGGTCGAGTTCACACTAACTACTCATTTGGTTTTCCTGTTGACATGGGAGCAGCCTGGTATGCttcttttttttgtgtttttgttttcattCCTTCTGAAGAGGATTGTGGCCAGCCTTCAAAATTTCAGTGACTAGAAGTTTTAATTTGGACACTTCAGGTTGCATGGTGTCTGCAACGAGAATCCATTGGCATCTTGGATTGGAAGATTTGGTCTACCAATTTATCGAACTTCTGGTGACAATTCTGTCTTGTATGATCATGACTTGGAGAGGTAATGGTTAACTGAATAACTAACAGATATCACGGATCATGGAGATTATAATCTTATGGAGACAAATTTACTTCTATTTTTCAGCTATGCACTCTTTGATGATGATGGACATCAAGTGCCTCAAGATCTAGTGGAAAAAGTTGGTAAGGTGTTTGAAACCATTCTGGAAGAGGCAAGTTCTTTATTAACCTTATATCTGCAGTGCtgataacttggaaatatttctcTTGTGAAATGACTGTTCAACGTTTACAGGCTAACAAACTCAGGTATGAAACAAATGAAGACATGTCTATAGCACAGGCTATTAAGCTAGTCATGGAGAGGCATTCAATATGATGCATTATTAATGAATTAAgtctactttatgagatttcagatttttttattattcataggcatttagtttagatcaagtgacatttctttatcttcttcttacaggtggagtttgaaggattaggagaattaagaagcaaggatgaagaagatgaaggattaggagaattaagaagcaaggatgaagaagatgaagacatttagtttatcttctttctttatctacttggtccacttcgatccaaatacgatgcaaacatggcaaggatgaagaagatgaaggattaggagaattaagaagcagtgttttgttactcttctagtgttgtacatggtaaaagtagttcaaatgatccaactcttcaaaactggatatcaagattaggatgttgtgttactcttctaggattaggatgttgtgttgttctacctttgttttaatagtgtcgttgtcattttgttggctgcttttgaaatttcttcggaatgttgtaaatattattttcgaatgttagaaaattatatgttaaattttatttacaaatttagtattttgaatgatttatcatactagaaaattgtataataaattttaatattttttttattttttatcaaaaaaagacaacggtttttcactgttgtcgtaaatagtttaaaactgttgttgaagaccctgttattaaaggtagacgctcaaagacaacggtgaaaaactgttgtctttgaaggaaaagacaacaatttttcaccgttgtaaaaactgttgtctttgttttcaaagacaacggttaaaaactgttgtctttgttttcaaagacaacggttaaaaactgttgtctttgagtacCCCTTgaacaacacagcctttaacaacagtccgataGGGGCTACGAcgacggtgaaaaaccgttgttgtaagacttttttcttgtagtgaaaatACTCCTAATATTTCAATAAatatcaatttattttaaactgcGGCAAGCTAAGCATTGTTTCCTCTTCTGCACTCTGGCAACGAGGATGGCGAGCGTTTGCCGGAATGGAGGTTACGCCGAGTGTTTCTCCATTAAAAGGGTTAGCATTGTGAGAGATTTAAGCTCCTTCGTTACTTTTCCTTCTAATTTGTTTTTACTGTCTCCAGAGATTGATGAATCGATTGATTATTAGGTTTCCTGGGACCAGGAAACCATCAATCGGAACCCTATTGAAAGGGGATtcgttttttttatatataaataaaaaaatcattttggtTTTGAAGTTTGCAGGATTGTGGAATGTTGTTAAATGTGTGTCTTTTTGTCACACTTCTTCATGGGGCTATAGCTGCAAATTCTTCTACACAATGGCAGATCTTGAGTGGTATGATTAAAGGTTTGTTATCAGTACTATGCTTTGAGGATGCATGATATTATGCTCAATGGACGTATTGTACAAgaattgagaagaaaaaaaaacgaaCTTTCTTCCATCAAAGGCATCAAATTTATGTTGTTTCCTCTTTGTACGAGCTAAGTTGATTTCTTTTACAAGTTGAACCCTaagttttcatttcaaaatttggtTTTCTATTATACTACTTGATATTATGCTTGatcaaaatcataaaaaaaaaatatactcttGAATTTGAATGGTTGGAAAGTAGAGATTTTGTTTCATATAGATGAGAAATAATCCCTAAGAAATTCCTCAAGGAGCACAGCAATTTGCCGGCATAATTAGATGATACCGCCATCAAAGATGATCGAATTTTTTTCCATAGTTTTTCTTTACCTAATACGTCTCAGTATTACCTTGCATGTTGTAATTTGCTAATAGTATCATATGTTACTAATGGATATTTGTTACAAGGTTACTCAGGAGCAATTCTGTATTCTAAATTACGATCTAACTAATATGGAAATTGCTAAATTTCACTTTGCAAGCTGCCACTGTATAATTTATGCGACTTATCATAGTATCTATTTACTTTTGCATCCATTTCGCAGGTAATGCTCCCTTAGTTATAGCGGAGCCAGCCTAGGGGACCTACCCGGGCTGTGGACTACGAACGCTCAACGTCCCGGGCTAACTTCcactatttttcatttttttctctttctctacAGCAAATTCAAgctgtctttttctttttactgcATTGGTACCTGGGCTGCAGCCCGGGTACTTGTGAACCTGGCTCCGCCCTTATAGCACATGGAGATTTCTCTGTAGTTTTCCCAGAGCATAGCCAATATGTTTACCAATTTGCACCGGCAAATAGTGTGAAAAATGTCGTTTTATATTGTGACCTTCAATTAACAAAAGATGGAGCTGGAATCTGCCAGTCAGATTATAGACTTGATAATTCAACAACTATTTCATCTGTCTTCCTGGAAGGGCAAAAAACTTATCCTGTCAATGGAAAACAACTTCAAGGATGGTTTTCTGTAGATTTCACTTCAGATCAATTATATAACAATGTCTCATGTGAGTGTAGCTTTTTTATGTTTACTATTGTGTTGTGTTAACTTTTTTTTGCAGTCAGTTTAAGATTTAACTGGGAGTGACAACCAAGATTTAATGAATTGCAAATTCCATAGATTATTTTGATTAGGTATCTTCTCATAAAGTTTCTCTTTTATTTAGTAAATGATACTTTCCCATGTTGAAGTTTATTGATGAATATCTGTCGTATATAACattgattatatttatatatactaaAAAGAAAGAAACTTTCCATTTTACTAATCATGTAGGTTATTAAAAGGTTCCTTAATTGATTACTTGTCGTTTGCATTGGTTTTATAGTGAGTTTAAATTTTTTGCAAAGTATTTCTATCCATGAATGGCATAAGGTGTTCTTGACCGGTGAGGATTCTTGTTTGGAAACAATCAATGTATTGAGTTATGAGTGAAATCATCGACTCTTTTTTAATGGTTTTAAGTCATCCTCGACCTACTATGCCTCCTTATTGAGCATCAGTATCTAGTCAAGCATACATAAATTAACCACGTACTGAGAAGTATTCCTTTGATGGTTATTGCCACATGGAAAACCTTATTAATAAGCCATTGATAAGTAGCTCATGTATTTTTCAGACCAAAAAGtataacattataataataagtacCTTTAGTAGTTataaaactaacattttcttgatctGCCTTAGTGAGCGGaacttgatgatacccttgatagACGTCCAGCATACTAATAAATTCGCATCCAACTatagaatccaccacttgatctatacggggcaaaggataataatccttcgggcaagccttgttgagatccctgaaatcaatacatactcgcCACTTATTACCTGGTTTAGAAATCAAGACGACATTAGCTTgccagcttggaaattgtacttcccaaATATATCCAGCATTCAACAGTTTAtctacttcttctttgataattttattctgatAAGCTTCAAAGTATCTCTTCTTTCGTTTGACCAGGCAGGCGTCTGGATACACATGAAGAGTGTGCTCCATAACTGTTGGTGAAATGCCTGACACCTCCTTAGTTGTCCAGGCGAATACATCGCTATTCTTCATCAGGCATTTTACCAAGTCCTCTTTGAGATCAAGAGCAAGATCGGATGCGATGTGGGCATTAGCTTCCAGTCGGCCGATTTgtatttgcacttcctctttctCCTCGTAAACAAGGGAGGCGGCTTTTCATGGATGACATTGATATCCATCCTCTGAGCTTTTTGGGCAACACTAACCTCTGCCCTTACGACCTCCACATAGCACTTACGTGCTACTAATTGATCTCCCTTGACATCCCCCACTTGGTCATCAACATAGAATTTTATCTTCTaatagaaagtagaaacgactgccCAGAATTCATTCAAGGTCGGCCGACCTAAGATGACATTATATGCTGACTAGGCGTTGACCACCATGAAGGACGATCAGCGTGTTCTCAAAAGGGgttcctcccctaaagatatagCTAATTCTATCTGACccagcggttgtacttcattgcctgtgaacccaTATAGACGAGTTACCATGGGCTAAAGCTCACTTGGGTCTATCTGCAGCTgatcaaaaacttgtttaaatatAATGTTAACTGAGTTGCCAGTGTCAATAAAAGTACGAGAAATATTGTAATTGGCtataacaaccttaattattagtgcatcatcatggggtacttccaCCCCTACTACTTGgagcccaaaactgatttctggCTCTATCGCCTTCTTAGTACTACACCCGATGGCATGAATTACCCATTGTCGAGCGTGCGATTTCCTCGCTCGATTAGAGTCACCATTAGTCGGTCCTCCCATTATCATATTTATACCACCTCGAGCCACATTGCTGCAATTTTCTTCTTGTCAAGACGACGGTTGCTCTGGTTGTACTTGGTCCAGACTTTGTGCTTGTCCAGCGAGGAGAGGTAATATTCCAGCCTGGGGTCCACTTGGCTGATATTCAATCTTGAGCGGACTATTTTGTCGTGGATATCACCGACGATTTGGGATTAGGGAACGCCGACGATAACGGATGTTACCCACTTGCTGATTCTTCAGAGCAAAATAATTTTCAGTGCTGTGAGTATTTGTCAGATGATATGTACACCATCTCTGAGGAAAATGTTGAGTAACCTCTATATGCTGCACTGCCTAAGGTCGCGGCTCCGGATGACGATATTGAGGATTAGCTCGAGGCCTCTTAGGAGGCTGGGCAGGTCTCACAGGACgtatatgttggaaccccaaggttgttttggtgtgatcaacaagttaagttaggtcctgttatttttaaccttgtgtctaagtgtgtaggagcttaggagcacaagtagtcgagcggaagacgtagctagcgagaaggatgacatgcggtgcgtccgagggacaaggcactgcggaagagtacatcggcggacgagaaggaagcgtgtggtggttccgagggatgagaagccggagcaaaagattgctcgaggagcaagagacgtagctagcgagaaggtcagcacgggatgtgaccgagggacgaagactgcggatgagtacgctgacggacgggaaggaagcatgcgacgattccgagggacgagaagccggagcagaagcatgctcgagaagaccggaagttgggttcgggtgagctctattccggatggtagagatcatCCAAGCAAACGGAGCTGGAGCGGAAAACCTGgtccgaggcgagcagcaccggagcagagggcccggaccaaaaagtcaacttggttgacttagtggtccgggcgcccggacttggcTTTTTTACCAGATCGCGTCAAGCGCGATCTGTTACGTTGGGGATAcaattttatccccccaaggcgcctggaacccttcggggcaccccgaccaaggctataaatacaggcTTAGTCCTGAAGCTTTTAATTCATTCCAAGCAATTCATTCattcaacacttgtgcgcttaaattgtagtttagcttctttgttttatgcgtcattgctgtaagaggtttctccgcctgaaagagatactagtgcgagctttattccttggattaacaacctcctcggttgtaaccaagtcaaatctctatgagcctcttcttttactttctgcttatttcatttatacaagtgttagtgtAAGAAAAGTTGAGAAgggtgtttgtttattttttggcaagctattcaaccctccttctagtcGGTCGTCGcgattcaacaagtggtatcagagccaaggcgcttcaggtgGACTAAccaccaatcgaagcaaagacgatggccgAACTGAGTAtctacccgccgaagttcgaaggggaattcgctagctagaaaaagcgaatgcaggtatttttttaaGACTTATTTCGATTTAATATTAATTATGGAACTCGATTTTACAGCACCAGAAGATAAGGAAAAATACCACTGGACGAAAAACGAGCatgccgactacgtggcaaacggcaaagctgagtaccatctactaaccgttcttccaccacaagaagttaaccggatcggcaactacgactccgcgaaggaactttgggagaagttccttaagctacacgaaggaacgtttAAAACCAAGCTCGCAAAATGAGATTTACTCCGCAACCAACTCACCAGCCtatgacttggggaagacgaaacagttgcgcatctgcactcaagaataaaagaaatcatcaccggactttcgaatctcggagagacggtaactaaccgagattcgctaaggtacgcattaaattcctttcctagaaattcaaaatggatgTCACTAGTAAATgcattttatatttcaaaagatttagaaaaaattacattagaagaattattttctacatttgaagtgcatgaatcaagatgtgcaggtacgaaagaGCCCAAGCACAACGTCGCCTTTAAAGCattgagagacgaacctgagtcgaagTCTTctttcgacgacgaggaaatggtaatgatggtaagacgattcaagaatctttgtaagtctagaaaaactaaccatccatagGGTAAAAAGAAAAGGACCATTCGCTGCTAcagttggtgcgggaagcatctgacgatcgaacatatgttttgattatgtcaaagggatcaaagttaaggtgttttgttttttgatgtgttgaatgagctttgcaggaaaagtcctaagtatacttgggcaaaagtcctagctgcgattagacaagtgaaaacccctagggggcggtaaccctaggtcattgggggtggtaaccctatgcggaaagccttagCGGGTCAgaacttcgggcaaaaatcctagggggtggtaaccctaggttaaaatcctggtgtcgcgaaccgggtagaagtctggacgggtcgtggatcggacgtccagcatgaagaccggaagcatcgagcaccgagcaaaagttcagtcgatctggaggaccaaactggcaaaaggtaaaactcttctgagtggagtagatgaggacgcgtttctcggaagagggaacagtaggcgtcggttcgacctagagttttcggttggaaatccgaagtcagaaccggacagtccgatgactgtcagactttatatttatgatattatgtgcttTTAAGTGATTCAAAGAGTTTTTTCTTGACCAAGCATATTTGATGCATGTCTGCCAATATCCATGGTTGACGATGTTGTTGGCGTAAACCCTTCTGAATTTTGGATAAAAGTTCACATAAGAGcttcaaaattttagttatttCATCTTATGTTCTCTGGaggaaatttttttatttcatctGGATGTTTCTACAATCTTTTCTTCAGTGGAATTTTGAGCTTATAAGTATGGTAAAATGAAGCTTAATTAAGAAACTATTTCTGTAGAGTTATCACTAAGATGTCCCAACTATTTCTATGAACCTCCTATTCCACAACTATCCAACAATTTAATATCTGAAGCATTGATTGACTTTGTGATGTCTTTCAACTTGTAGTCCAATACATTTTTCAAGGATCCTGTGGACTACATTACATCAGTTTTAAAGTAAATAGTTATTGATCCTGGAACCTTCGACAAATCAAACTTACAAGGCTCTTCTCACTATCTTTCTACCATCAAGTCATTTGCTTTTGGAATCTTTGTTCCTAAAAGTTACATGTGGCCCGTTAATGAAGATCAATATCTGCAGCTCCATACTTCTTTGGTGACTGATGCTAATGGTTTTGGCCATGAAGTAGAGTGATGATAGCTGGGCGACATGCGTGCACGATGCCTGTGGTCACCTCACTTTATGAGAGGCACCCACGGGTATCGCGCATGTGCGTCGCTCAGGCTAACAAAGACATGTATATACTTCCAACAAATTGTCGTAATGAATTGCTATATATAGATTTACATTGATTGATGCACATAAGAGAGGTTTAGGTGTTTAGTTTATTACTCTATACTAAATTTAAATATCCATTAATTAGTTGGTTCTGTAAATTATCTGACAGATCACAGTGAGATAGTTATGCCGATTATCTGAATTATAAGAGCACAGTGAATGAATTCTTAGTTCAGACTGGGC includes these proteins:
- the LOC122002838 gene encoding polyamine oxidase 3-like, with the protein product MVLKYILVCILLLHINIYIYIYIDLNFLAASFYQKTEARQSRSPSAIVIGGEFAGIAAAHALKNAAFQVVLLESRDRIGGRVHTNYSFGFPVDMGAAWLHGVCNENPLASWIGRFGLPIYRTSGDNSVLYDHDLESYALFDDDGHQVPQDLVEKVGKVFETILEEANKLRYETNEDMSIAQAIKLVMERHSI